The Treponema sp. Marseille-Q3903 genomic interval CCGGATAGAAATCCAGGCGACAAAGAGGCTGAAGCAAAATTCCGTGAAGCAACAGAAGCTTACGAAGTTCTTTCTGATGAGAAAAAGCGTCCTCTGTACGATCAGTATGGTTTTGCTGGCGTTGAAGGAATGGATCAGGGTGGTGGAGCACAGTATTCACACGCATTCCACGACTTTAGCGACTTGTTTGGTGGAGCCAGCGGTGGTTTCTCCGATATTTTTGACAGCATTTTTGGCGGCGGTTTCGGTGGAGGCTCAAGCTCTTCAAGAAACCGCAGAGGGCCTGCCGCTGGTGCGAGCCTTAGATACGACCTTCAGCTTCAGTTTAAAGATGCTGTCTACGGCACTACCGCAGAGATTCATTTTAGCCACAACGAGGTTTGTGAAGAATGCAAAGGAACTGGTGGTGCCGCAGGTTCTTCTAAAAAAACTTGCCCGACTTGTAACGGTATGGGACAAGTTCGGCAGGGCAACGGTTTCTTTACGATTCAGCAGACTTGTCCGAAGTGTGGTGGAAAAGGAACTGTCATCGATAAACCTTGTCCAAATTGTCACGGTTCTGGTGTAAAAGAAAAATCTAAGTCCATGTCGTTGAAGATTCCGGCAGGAGTTGATAACGGTAAACGAATTGTGATACACGGAATGGGTGATGCTGGAGAAAACGGTGGAGCTGCGGGAGACCTTGTAGTTGTAATCCACGTAAGTCAGCATCCGTATTTTGAACGAGAGGGAACTGATTTATACTGTGCTGTTCCAATCACTTTTGCACAGGCAGCGCTCGGTTGTGAAATTACGATTTCTTCGCTTGACGATAAAAAACTTTTGATAAAAGTTCCTGAAGGAATTCAAAATGGAAAACTTTTGCGCATCAAAGGTGAAGGAGTTCCGATTTCAGGTTCTACGCGAAAAGGTGATTTGTACGTGAAGATTATTGTTCAGGTTTCTACACGCATTTCTTCAAAACAAAAAGATTTGCTCAGACAGTATCTTGAACTTGAAAATCCGCCAAAAGAACCTCCTTTGTTGAATTTGTCAAAGTTGGGTGAATAAACACTTTACAAAACAAGCAACTTTGTAAAATAAATTGACTTACAATACGTAAAAAAGGGGCTGTCTCTAAAGTCGATTACTTTTTCGACAGCCTGTCGAGTTTAAAATTAAGTCTTTATATTATAATGATTTAATTTTAAACGTCGCACATAAAATCAAGGAAGCTGTCCAAAAACTGAAGTTTTTGGACAGGCACTTTTTGTTTTAACCGCCATCATTTCTTATCTTTTCCAATCTTTTCCAAAAAATAAACTTTTAGTTCAAATTTGCCGATACTGTGCTAAAATATTAAAGATGAGTTTAAATAATTTAAGTAAAAAATAGAGGTTAAAATGTATAAAACACGAAAAAGGATTGTAATAATCGGCGTAAATATTGTTACAATCGTTCATTTTATCATAATTTGTCTCATTTTACTTCCGGAAAGGCGAGATTCAAGTTTTTCAGAAGTAACATTTGTAGTTTGTTCTGTTTTATTTCTTGTCGTCGTCTTCTGGGGAAATAAATTTATTTCGTATCTTATACCGCTCACTCGCAGGCAAACGCTTGAGTCTGGCGAAACCGTAATTTTAAACAAATTTATAGATCGTCTTCGTTTTTGTTACTCTCTTGATGATTTTTATGCAGTAATCGGTGAAATTTTGGAAAGGCAAGCTGACTGCGCTGTCCTTTTGATAGACCGCAAAAAAAATTATATTCTGTATAACAGCCCTAACAGGACTTCTACATCTGAATCTGTAAAAAATAAACTTGCACTGAACTTTACAGAAGCGTGGCCTGACGGTTTTTATTTTTTTGATAACCACCTCGGCATTACGACAAATTACAAGAAGACTCGCGGATTTTTTATGTGTTATGACAAACATCACCTCTATATTTTCTGTCGCTATACACGTTTGTTCGACCTCAATGTATACGATCGGCTTTTTGAGGAATATAAACGTTTTGTTTCGCGCACACGGACAATCGCAACACTTTCTGAAATTTCTTCTACAACAAAGGAATGGGAGCAGTTGGCTATAACGCAGCAATCATTTCTGCCGCAGAAAATTCCAAATATCAGTAAACTTAAAATCGCCACATATTTTAGACCTCTTGTAAACGTATCGGGCGACTATTTTTCAATTCTGCCTATCGACGCTTCAAAAACTTTGCTCATGCTCGGCGACGTATCAGGAAAAGGTTTGCCGGCTGCATTGATAATGGGCTTGGTGATGAACACTGTAAAAATTATTGAAGATAAAGAAGATCTTGTAGGAGTTATTCACGCTGTTGATAAAGCGATAAAAGGAATGCACTTGCAAGATAAATATACAGTACTATTCCTTGGCGTCGTTGATACAGACAAAATGAAAATAAGATATATCAATGCGTCTATGTCAGACCCGATAATCCTCTCTCCGTCTCCTAATGGATACCGCATCAAACCGCTTACTTCAAATGCGTCGCTCATTGGAATTCTTGAACTTGATGATATAGAAGTTGGGGAACAGCGTCTGTTCCGCGGCGACACTATTTTGATGGCTACTGACGGAGTTTCGGAAGTTATGGACGATGATGGCGTCGAACTCGGTGATACCGATATCTACAGAAAAACGTTGATTTCCGGTGCAGCAAAATCTCCTCAGGAGATGGTTGATGATATTGTTGACCTTATCATGAAATACAACGGCGATAAAAAGCTTCATGATGATGTTACTATGATGATTGCGAAGGTAGGGTACTGATATGGTCTATATATTGTTAAATATTCTTGCAATGCTTGTACTTGCATTTTTTACGCACATCCTCGATAAGAATGTCAAAAGCAATAATCCAAGTGTAAGTACGTTCTCAATTGCAGGACTTATTGCAACAATCGAATCGATTTTGCTTGTTTCAGTTTTGATAATGAAATTTGTTCATTTTGATGTTCTGATTTCTGCTTTGATGAAACTGATTGCCGCAATAGACGGAATTATGTTTGTATTCATGAGCAGTGCCCTTATAGGATTTGCTTCACCTAAAAAAAAGACGATTGCGACAATCGTAAAATATCTTTTGATTTTCCTTGCAATTTATATGGCATTTTTCAAGTACAATACAATTTATATCTCATTGGAAAACGGAATTTTTTATACATCTGATTATCTTTTTACAGGCACTGCAAATATTCTTTTTCCATGGACATGGCGCACAGTATATATCGTATTGTATAAATATTTGCTTCCTGTAGTTTCGTATATTTTCCTCGTTCTTTTGCAAGAAAACAAAAACGCAACACAGCTTGAAAAATATCAGACGGTTGTAATGGGAGAAGGGCTTATCATTATGGGACTTATAAACTTAGGGTTACAGTTTGTCCACGATGCACTGCTCACTTCTTCTTTGTTTTATATATATGCATATCTTTTTATGTATTTTGTATTTTACAGAGCACTGACGCAAGTTGCGGTTCCGTCAGGAAAAGCGATTCTTGTTACTTTCTTCAAAACAATCATGTCATATTTGATTCCGGCGACCCTTATAGGATTTCTTTCAGGAATTTTGCAGCCGCAAAATAATTTTATGACATTCAAATTTGTTGGGTTGTTCTGCGTTTATTCAACAGCTATCATTATATTTGCGCTTTGGATAAGTGAGTTTTTAAATACATCTTCTAAGCTGTATACAGCCGATTACGAAGCCGCTTTGGAAAAAGCTCTTGCAACTATCGACTATGCAGACGGTGAAATGGATCAGATTACGGAACAGATGTTCGATATTTTAAGACGCAACGTCGAATCTTCATCGATGTCTGTTTATATTTTGACAAGTCAGAACGAACTCGAAGTCGCATATTCATCTAATGACGTCAATGTAAAAATTCCGTTGAGCAATCCGATTTTTGATAAAATTTTGAACATCAATAAAAACATTGTTATTCAAAGTCAAATTGAAAAGGAGCACGACCTTTCGTTGATACAAAAAGAACTCAACGATTTCTTTAAGCTTACAAAATCAGATGCATTTTTCATCTTGAACGAAGGTCACAATATTTTCGGCATAATCACCCTCGGTATAAAGGCATCTGGCGACCACTACAAAGAATATGACTACAACGTTTTTGAAAAACTTTATTCATATTTCTTTGTATTCTGTTACTACATGCGCAACATTTCAAATAAAGATATCATCGGTATTGTAAACCGTGAAATCAGAATGTCTTCGCAGATTATCACATCTATTCAGGAAAATATCGACCACGTAAAAAATCCTAAAATCGATGTAGGATATCTGATGGTTCCTGCGCACAACATCGGCGGTGAATTTATAGATTTGATTCGACTTACAGATAAACGACATCTGTTTGTTGTAGGCGACTTGTCGGGTAAAGGTATAGCCGCTTCTATGAACATGGTCATCTTAAAATCTATCATCCGTACTTATCTTGCAGAAGTACACGATTTTAAACAGCTTGTTAAAAAACTCAACACTTTCGTTCGAGATTCTTTGCCAAAAGGAACAATCTTTGCAGGTCTTTTTGCAATGATAGATTTTGAAACAGATACTATGTATTACATCAACTGCGGTATTCCTACATTGATGATGTACACGCAAATCTACAACAACGTAATTGAAATTCAAGGTTCGGGACATATTCTCGGTTTTGTGAAAGATATTTCACCGTTCCTTTCCGTTAAAACAACAAAGTTGAGCAGTGGGGATATTTTCCTAGCTTGTACAGATGGTCTGATTCAAGCGCACTCGCTCCGTGGTGAACAATTCGGTAAAGAAAGAGTTCAGCAGGCTCTAATCGACAACACAACTTATCCGGCACAACGAATGGCTCAGTTTATGTTTGACGGACTCATAAAGTTTATGTCAAAGGAAATGGAAGACGATGTTTCAATCCTCACATTAAAATATGAGGGCGGAGAAAAACGTGCAGAGCAGCCTGAAAAAGATTCTGCTGCAAATACGGACGAAGAAAAACATGTTGAAATTTCCGATGAAGAAAAAGCTGTCGAAGAGCTTGAAGTTTCTGAAGATGCAAAAGGACTTGAGACTGAAAAACAATCGACCGAAATTGAGATAATCGAGGAATCATCACAACAAGAGACTTCCGAAAGTGAAAATGCAGCCACCTCGCCGATTGGTGCCGTTGCCGCTTCCGGTTCCTCGGAAGGTTTTGAAATGCCTGATTTGAGCGATATAGATGCATTGATGAAGGAGGCTGGATTATAATATGGAGCAGTTGACAATTATCGAAAAGGACGGAGCAAACTATCACTTATATGAACTTGAAGGCTCTTTGAATGCGTACACACTCGGTGAATTTGAGCAGACATTGTATGAAGCCGTTCAAAAAAACAACATCGTGCTTGATATGTCAAGGTTGGTAGAACTGGATCCTGCCGGAATCGGTTGTTTGATGGCTGCTTTCAACGATGCTGACGAAGTCGGTCATAAACTCTATTTTATGTCTATATCGAACGAAGCGGAAAAAGCAATCGCTGGTACAGGGTTTAAATATCTTTTTAATATTATAAACTCTGTAACAGAGGTCGCTTAGCGGTCGACTAGATTTATTTAATCACGATGCTGACGAGCTTGCCTGGAACTACTACGCATTTTACAATATCATGCCCTTCAACGAATTTTTTTACACTTTCGCGTTCCAGCGCTGCTGATTTGAGTTCATCTTCGCTAGAATTTGGGGCGATTTCAAATACATCTCGTTTTTTACCGTTTACCATGACAACAATTTGCTTTGAGTCGTCTTTGAGATATTCCTCATCGATAGTAGGCCAGCTTTCGTATGCGATTGTTGCGTCATGTCCAAGTTTCTGCCACAATTCTTCGCAAAGATGAGGTGCGTAAGGCGAAAGAACTTTTACAAAGTCAGACCACATAGCTTTAGGAATTTTTGGCAGCTTTGAAATCTCGTTTATGAAAATCATCATCTGGCTGATTGCTGTGTTGAAGTTCAGGCTCGCCGTGTCGTCGGTGACTTTTTTGATTGTCTGTGCAAATGTTTTTCGAGCAGAGGCAAGCGCTTTATCTTCAATTTTCCCTGTTATGTCTATATCTGCCATTTGTTTTTCAGAAACAGCCCAGACTTTTTCGAGAAATCTGTGAATGCCGACAATTCCCTGTGTTGCCCAAGGTTTTGACATAGTCAGAGGTCCCATAAACATTTCGTACATCCGAACAGAGTCAGCACCGTACAATTTTATTTCATCATCAGGGTTTACGACGTTTTTCAGAGATTTAGACATTTTTGCAACAACTTGCTCAAGTTTTTCTCCTGTTGCTTTTTCGTACCAGTTGCCGTCTTCTCTCTGTTCAACTTCATCGACAGGGACAAGAGTTTTGTTTTTACGTTGATATGCAAAAGAAGTTATCATCCCTTGGTTTACAAGACGCTGGAACGGTTCTTTTGTAGAAACAAGACCCAAATCGTAGAGGACTTTGTGCCAAAAACGCGCATATAAAAGATGAAGCACTGCATGCTCAGCACCCCCGATATATAAGTCGACAGGCATCCAATACTTTTCTTTTTCTGGAGCACAGAATTGTTTGCCGTTTTTAGGATCTAGATATCGCAAGTAGTACCAACAAGAACCACCCCACTGCGGCATTGTGTTAGTTTCTCGTTTTGCAGCGCCACCGCATTTCGGACATTTGCAGTTTACCCATGAATCTATTGCGGCGAGAGGAGATTCTCCGGTTCCTGTCGGTTGATACGATTTTACTTCAGGCAACTTGAGCGGAAGTTCTTCTTCAGGGACAGGAACTGTGCCACAATTCGGGCAATGGATGAGAGGAATCGGTTCTCCCCAATAACGCTGGCGGCTGTATACCCAATCCCTCAGTTTGTAATTTATAGCCTTGTGTCCTATTTTATTTTCCTCAAGGAATTCGAGCATCTTTTCAATAGCGTCGTTTTTGTTCAAACCGTCGAGAAAATCGGAATTCACGTGGATTCCGTCTTGAGTCCACGCCTGAATCTGTACACTAACTTCGCTCTTGAGGACTTCTACGATTGGAAGATTAAACTTTTTAGCAAATTCCCAGTCGCGGTCATCGTGAGCGGGAACTGCCATAATAGCACCTGTGCCGTAGCTTATGAGTACATAGTCTGCTATCCAGATTGGAATCAGTTTTCCGTTTACAGGGTTGATTGCGTAGCTGCCAGAGAATACACCTGTTTTATCTTTTGCAAGGTCTGTTCGTTCCAAATCTGATTTTTTTGCAGCCGCTTCCTGATATGCTTTTACAGTGTCTGATTGTTCAGCAGTTGTAATCTGTGGAATGATTTTATGTTCGGGAGAAACAACCATGTAAGTTGCACCGAACAAAGTATCGCAGCGTGTTGTATAAACTGTCAGTTTGTTGTCTGTCGGTTTTCCGTCTTTGTCAGCAACAGTGAAAGTGACTTCCGCACCTGTAGATTTTCCAATCCAGTTGTGCTGCATCAACTTTACGCTTTCCGGCCAGTCAAGGGTGTTTAAGTCGCTATCAAGACGTTCTGCATAATCTGTAATTTTTAAAATCCACTGGCGGATAGTTTTGTGTGTGACTTCTGTCCCACAACGGTCACATTTGCCGTCCTTTACTTCCTCGTTGGCAAGTCCCGTCATGCATGAAGGGCACCAGTTGATTGGAGTTTGAGCTTCGTATGCCAAACCTTTTTTGTAAAGCTGAAGGAAAATCCACTGTGTCCATTTGTAATACTCAGGTTCGCAAGTCGAAATGCATCTGTCCCAATCATAGCTGAATCCGAGCGATTTTATCTGCTTTGTAAAATGTTCAATATTTGCGTTAGTCGTAGTTTTCGGGTGCGTTCCGGTTTTAATTGCATAATTTTCTGCAGGGAGCCCGAATGCATCGTATCCCATCGGGTGAAGGACGTTGTAACCGTTCATGCGAAGATAACGGCAATAAATATCGGTTGCTGTATAACCTTCAGGATGTCCAACATGAAGTCCTGCCGCACTAGGATAAGGAAACATGTCCAACACATACATGCGTTTTTCTTTTGGATATTTTTCGTCTTCCGTTGATTTAAAAGTTTTGTTTTCGTCCCAATATTTTTGCCATTTCGGCTCAATAGATTCAAATGGATATTTTGACATTTATTAACTCCGCCTAACTGAATTTTGTAAACTATTATAGTGATTTTAGGTAGAAATGGAAATACAGGCGATATGCAAACTGTAATGGCGGCAGTAAGCTGTGATTGCGGCTGGCAGGTAACCTGCAATTGCGGAAGATAGGCTGCAATTGCGGCATCAAGCTGTAATGTTGGTATGTAAACTTAAATAATGGCAGATAAACTACAATCAAAAACTTTGAACTAAATGAGGTAGCCCACAACAGAAAAAATGATAAACGCTAACAAATCTGCGGCGACAATAGTGCTTCCTACAGGAGTTCCTGCTAAAATTGAAACTAAAAGTCCCAAGACTGAACACACTACAGAAACAACTGCCGAACAGATTGTAACTGATTTAAAACTTTTGAATACACGCATTGCCGAAAGAGCGGGAAAAATCACGAGTGCCGAAATCAAAAGAGAGCCAACAAGGTTCATCGCTAGCACGATTATTATTGCAATTATTATTGCGATGATAAGATTGTAAACAGATGCATGCGTTCCGACCGCAGTTGCAAAGTTTTCATCAAATGTGACTGCAAATATCTTATTGTAAAAAATTACAAATGCGATTATCACAGCACCTGAAAGTATAGTGCATAACCACACTTCGCTTATTGTCAAAGTCAATATAGATGTAGAGCCGAATAATGTGCTGCACACATCTCCGGATACGTTCGCAGCTGTAGAAAAAACATTCATCAAAAGATATCCGATTGCAAGCGATGCTACAGAAATCATAGCGATTGCGGCATCTCCTTGAATTTTTTTATTTTTACTTGTGCGCAGCAGCAAAATGGCGCATATTATTGTAACAGGCAGAACAAGGAACATGTTGTTGGAAAGATTTAAAATACTAGCTATACAGATTGCTCCGAATGCGACGTGGCTCAGCCCATCTCCGATGAACGAATATCTTTTTAAGACAAGCGTCACTCCTAGCAGCGAAGAACATAGAGAAATCAACACTCCTACAATAAAAGCATATCTTACAAATGAATAACTAAAGTACTGAATTAAAGTGTCTATCATATTCTTTTATGTCTCCAAAAAATATTTCGTTTCCAATGTTCAGGACGTGTGTTGCGTGTTTCAAAGCGTGCTCAATGTCATGCGTGATCATAATGATTGTTATTCCGCTCTTGTTTAGTTCACCTATTAAATTGTACATCTCTTCTGTAGTTGCAGGGTCAAGACCTGTAACAGGTTCGTCAAGCAAAAGCATTTTTTGAGTTGCACACAATGCCCGGGCAAGAAGAACTCTCTGCTGTTGACCGCCTGAAAGCTCTCTGTAACATTTTTTTTCGAGATTTGAAATCCCGAGTTTTTTCATCGCTTCTGATGTCAGTCTTTTTTCTTCTTTGCTGTAGAAAGGTCTTTTGCCGCATCTTGACTGGCAGCCTGAAATCACAATCTCGCGGACGCTTGCCGGAAAATCTCTTTGAATATCTGTTTGCTGAGGAAGATAGCTTATTTCATCCGGCAGCAATCCGTCGCCTGTTTTTATAGTGCCTGATAAAGGTTTGAGCAGCCGGAGAATAGTTTTCATCAAAGTCGTTTTTCCTGACCCATTTTCACCGGTGATGCATAGATATTCACCTTTGTTGACAGAAAAATTTAAGTCTTCAATTATAATTTTTGAACCATATCCCAACGTAAGGTTTTTACATTCCAACTGTGCCATCATTCTTCCTTGTCGGAACAGTCTCTGCATTTGCCGTACAGAGTAGTTTCCCCTTTGCTGATTTCAAATCCTTCTGTAGTCTCAACATCGTTTATGAGATTGTCTGCAACGCTGTTTTCCATGTGAAAGATTTTTCCACATTTTGTGCAAGACAGATGAATGTGGCTGCGGCAATCTTGTGTATCATAATATTGATAAAGTGATTCGCGGCATCCGGCTTTTGTGCAGCGTTTGATTTTACCGTCGTTTTCCAGCTCTGCAATGTTTCTGTAAACTGCGCTGCGGCTTATTCTTTTATCAGACAATGCTGCTTCAATCTGTTTTGCGGAAAACATCTTGTCAGGATTTTGTCTGAGGAAATTTAGCAAAAAGTTTCTCTGTTCTGTGTTGTAAATCATAATCTTAAATTTGCGACTAATTCGCAAATCATCTTTGATGAATATGACATATATTGCAATGTTGTACAAGTAGTTTTTCTTGTTGTGGATATATAAATCTATGTGTATAATGAATCTATGAGTGTGTTTATTACTTTTACCGCAATTATGTGGTTTATTACGTATTTTGGTATTACGGCTTTAAGATGGTTTGCATTGGAATTTATTTACGATGAAATGAATGTCATGTGGTCAGGCGTAGCGTTTAATATCGAAATAGGCTCTCTTTTATTGCTTGTTGCGAGCATTGTAGGTTTCTTTTTTGCAAAGCCGTTTGATAAAGTTCTTTCTAAATTAAAAGCAGAAAACAGAACTGCAACTAAAGATGAAATTGCGATTTGCTTGCAAAGTTATAGAAAACTCATCCTCTTGGTTTGGGCTGCAAACTTTTTAGGTTTTTTTATTGGGCAGATTATTGTAATCTATCTAAAAATTGCAGACGGAACTAATCTTTTTATTCCGTCACGAGTTTTCTTTGTAATGGCACAGGCTGTCGGTTTTGGTGGGATTTCAGGAATTACGACAATTAAGTTGATCGACTTCATGCTCACTTCTAAACGTGAAAGACTAGGAATTCGGTCTATCATGGAGTTTAAAAAATTTCAAACATCTAACATATCAACTTCTATCGGGC includes:
- a CDS encoding Fur family transcriptional regulator, which encodes MIYNTEQRNFLLNFLRQNPDKMFSAKQIEAALSDKRISRSAVYRNIAELENDGKIKRCTKAGCRESLYQYYDTQDCRSHIHLSCTKCGKIFHMENSVADNLINDVETTEGFEISKGETTLYGKCRDCSDKEE
- a CDS encoding metal ABC transporter permease; amino-acid sequence: MIDTLIQYFSYSFVRYAFIVGVLISLCSSLLGVTLVLKRYSFIGDGLSHVAFGAICIASILNLSNNMFLVLPVTIICAILLLRTSKNKKIQGDAAIAMISVASLAIGYLLMNVFSTAANVSGDVCSTLFGSTSILTLTISEVWLCTILSGAVIIAFVIFYNKIFAVTFDENFATAVGTHASVYNLIIAIIIAIIIVLAMNLVGSLLISALVIFPALSAMRVFKSFKSVTICSAVVSVVCSVLGLLVSILAGTPVGSTIVAADLLAFIIFSVVGYLI
- a CDS encoding STAS domain-containing protein; amino-acid sequence: MEQLTIIEKDGANYHLYELEGSLNAYTLGEFEQTLYEAVQKNNIVLDMSRLVELDPAGIGCLMAAFNDADEVGHKLYFMSISNEAEKAIAGTGFKYLFNIINSVTEVA
- a CDS encoding metal ABC transporter ATP-binding protein, producing MMAQLECKNLTLGYGSKIIIEDLNFSVNKGEYLCITGENGSGKTTLMKTILRLLKPLSGTIKTGDGLLPDEISYLPQQTDIQRDFPASVREIVISGCQSRCGKRPFYSKEEKRLTSEAMKKLGISNLEKKCYRELSGGQQQRVLLARALCATQKMLLLDEPVTGLDPATTEEMYNLIGELNKSGITIIMITHDIEHALKHATHVLNIGNEIFFGDIKEYDRHFNSVL
- a CDS encoding PP2C family protein-serine/threonine phosphatase, translated to MYKTRKRIVIIGVNIVTIVHFIIICLILLPERRDSSFSEVTFVVCSVLFLVVVFWGNKFISYLIPLTRRQTLESGETVILNKFIDRLRFCYSLDDFYAVIGEILERQADCAVLLIDRKKNYILYNSPNRTSTSESVKNKLALNFTEAWPDGFYFFDNHLGITTNYKKTRGFFMCYDKHHLYIFCRYTRLFDLNVYDRLFEEYKRFVSRTRTIATLSEISSTTKEWEQLAITQQSFLPQKIPNISKLKIATYFRPLVNVSGDYFSILPIDASKTLLMLGDVSGKGLPAALIMGLVMNTVKIIEDKEDLVGVIHAVDKAIKGMHLQDKYTVLFLGVVDTDKMKIRYINASMSDPIILSPSPNGYRIKPLTSNASLIGILELDDIEVGEQRLFRGDTILMATDGVSEVMDDDGVELGDTDIYRKTLISGAAKSPQEMVDDIVDLIMKYNGDKKLHDDVTMMIAKVGY
- the dnaJ gene encoding molecular chaperone DnaJ gives rise to the protein MAAKRDYYEVLGIDKSADQDAIKKAYRRLAVKYHPDRNPGDKEAEAKFREATEAYEVLSDEKKRPLYDQYGFAGVEGMDQGGGAQYSHAFHDFSDLFGGASGGFSDIFDSIFGGGFGGGSSSSRNRRGPAAGASLRYDLQLQFKDAVYGTTAEIHFSHNEVCEECKGTGGAAGSSKKTCPTCNGMGQVRQGNGFFTIQQTCPKCGGKGTVIDKPCPNCHGSGVKEKSKSMSLKIPAGVDNGKRIVIHGMGDAGENGGAAGDLVVVIHVSQHPYFEREGTDLYCAVPITFAQAALGCEITISSLDDKKLLIKVPEGIQNGKLLRIKGEGVPISGSTRKGDLYVKIIVQVSTRISSKQKDLLRQYLELENPPKEPPLLNLSKLGE
- a CDS encoding PP2C family protein-serine/threonine phosphatase, which encodes MVYILLNILAMLVLAFFTHILDKNVKSNNPSVSTFSIAGLIATIESILLVSVLIMKFVHFDVLISALMKLIAAIDGIMFVFMSSALIGFASPKKKTIATIVKYLLIFLAIYMAFFKYNTIYISLENGIFYTSDYLFTGTANILFPWTWRTVYIVLYKYLLPVVSYIFLVLLQENKNATQLEKYQTVVMGEGLIIMGLINLGLQFVHDALLTSSLFYIYAYLFMYFVFYRALTQVAVPSGKAILVTFFKTIMSYLIPATLIGFLSGILQPQNNFMTFKFVGLFCVYSTAIIIFALWISEFLNTSSKLYTADYEAALEKALATIDYADGEMDQITEQMFDILRRNVESSSMSVYILTSQNELEVAYSSNDVNVKIPLSNPIFDKILNINKNIVIQSQIEKEHDLSLIQKELNDFFKLTKSDAFFILNEGHNIFGIITLGIKASGDHYKEYDYNVFEKLYSYFFVFCYYMRNISNKDIIGIVNREIRMSSQIITSIQENIDHVKNPKIDVGYLMVPAHNIGGEFIDLIRLTDKRHLFVVGDLSGKGIAASMNMVILKSIIRTYLAEVHDFKQLVKKLNTFVRDSLPKGTIFAGLFAMIDFETDTMYYINCGIPTLMMYTQIYNNVIEIQGSGHILGFVKDISPFLSVKTTKLSSGDIFLACTDGLIQAHSLRGEQFGKERVQQALIDNTTYPAQRMAQFMFDGLIKFMSKEMEDDVSILTLKYEGGEKRAEQPEKDSAANTDEEKHVEISDEEKAVEELEVSEDAKGLETEKQSTEIEIIEESSQQETSESENAATSPIGAVAASGSSEGFEMPDLSDIDALMKEAGL
- the leuS gene encoding leucine--tRNA ligase, which gives rise to MSKYPFESIEPKWQKYWDENKTFKSTEDEKYPKEKRMYVLDMFPYPSAAGLHVGHPEGYTATDIYCRYLRMNGYNVLHPMGYDAFGLPAENYAIKTGTHPKTTTNANIEHFTKQIKSLGFSYDWDRCISTCEPEYYKWTQWIFLQLYKKGLAYEAQTPINWCPSCMTGLANEEVKDGKCDRCGTEVTHKTIRQWILKITDYAERLDSDLNTLDWPESVKLMQHNWIGKSTGAEVTFTVADKDGKPTDNKLTVYTTRCDTLFGATYMVVSPEHKIIPQITTAEQSDTVKAYQEAAAKKSDLERTDLAKDKTGVFSGSYAINPVNGKLIPIWIADYVLISYGTGAIMAVPAHDDRDWEFAKKFNLPIVEVLKSEVSVQIQAWTQDGIHVNSDFLDGLNKNDAIEKMLEFLEENKIGHKAINYKLRDWVYSRQRYWGEPIPLIHCPNCGTVPVPEEELPLKLPEVKSYQPTGTGESPLAAIDSWVNCKCPKCGGAAKRETNTMPQWGGSCWYYLRYLDPKNGKQFCAPEKEKYWMPVDLYIGGAEHAVLHLLYARFWHKVLYDLGLVSTKEPFQRLVNQGMITSFAYQRKNKTLVPVDEVEQREDGNWYEKATGEKLEQVVAKMSKSLKNVVNPDDEIKLYGADSVRMYEMFMGPLTMSKPWATQGIVGIHRFLEKVWAVSEKQMADIDITGKIEDKALASARKTFAQTIKKVTDDTASLNFNTAISQMMIFINEISKLPKIPKAMWSDFVKVLSPYAPHLCEELWQKLGHDATIAYESWPTIDEEYLKDDSKQIVVMVNGKKRDVFEIAPNSSEDELKSAALERESVKKFVEGHDIVKCVVVPGKLVSIVIK